The following proteins are co-located in the Paenibacillus sp. FSL H8-0079 genome:
- a CDS encoding aspartyl-phosphate phosphatase Spo0E family protein codes for MKYVVNNQENDLERERESLHALVAIYGLQHPMVIKQSEILDELINRYNRMFLRHLQTK; via the coding sequence ATGAAATATGTTGTGAACAATCAAGAAAACGACTTGGAACGTGAACGGGAAAGCTTGCATGCGTTGGTTGCGATTTATGGTTTACAACATCCAATGGTAATTAAGCAATCCGAGATTTTGGATGAGTTGATTAATCGGTATAATCGAATGTTTCTCAGGCATCTCCAAACTAAGTAA
- a CDS encoding helix-turn-helix transcriptional regulator: MSILDKTIRTEFLHYIEENKILLYHFAERSGINSGTLSRVINGSQPVSVKILDILTEYMGLEEGYFYEQYVSELSNDSTMNWRRLRPFIMRCAELGKNDCIERTVDLMMENPAYIKPLFDCAESFNNEGRAEAALIIYRKVCEGERYQHAERLAICQYRIFKLSINDDQQNNLEHAVQFDPYVVRLNELEQLDALKDLMNLYLSLRRWDKAEQLATRMGKLARVQYEIKHQRIRRGKSYQEPSKALFGYILYSDLIIASIYGEKNEYQQALYYVSCYENHEWVIENDLEAELTKSQFREWATANRYLFEIMTGRIEILDEYVDYLSTKENEILRGLFKLIKAALSYNINMDHVLERFKTAISSFMITHEKVGSYTNQIIDDQFVNFLADVADYYLNSDRIRVGIQFILDSLAISARINNDACMVRGFCTFDSIRHLATNEELHKYTTLLKEVRKER; this comes from the coding sequence TTGAGTATATTGGATAAGACGATCCGAACAGAATTTTTACATTACATAGAGGAAAACAAAATCCTTCTCTATCATTTTGCAGAGAGATCAGGCATTAATTCTGGAACGCTAAGCAGGGTGATTAACGGTTCACAGCCTGTATCGGTTAAAATTCTGGATATTTTGACAGAATACATGGGATTGGAAGAAGGATATTTTTATGAACAGTATGTGAGTGAGTTGTCTAATGATTCTACGATGAACTGGCGACGACTGCGTCCGTTTATCATGCGCTGCGCTGAGCTTGGAAAAAACGATTGTATTGAACGTACTGTAGATCTAATGATGGAGAATCCTGCGTACATCAAACCTTTGTTTGATTGTGCCGAATCATTCAACAACGAAGGGAGAGCGGAAGCTGCATTAATTATTTATCGTAAAGTGTGTGAGGGAGAACGGTACCAGCATGCCGAACGGCTGGCTATTTGCCAGTATCGAATATTTAAACTTTCGATTAATGATGATCAGCAAAATAATCTGGAACATGCAGTGCAATTTGATCCTTATGTCGTGCGTCTTAATGAGTTGGAGCAACTGGATGCGCTGAAGGATCTGATGAATCTATATCTCTCATTGCGTCGTTGGGACAAAGCGGAGCAACTGGCAACACGAATGGGCAAACTGGCGAGGGTACAATATGAAATCAAACATCAACGCATTAGAAGGGGGAAGAGTTATCAAGAGCCTTCCAAAGCGTTGTTTGGTTATATTTTATACTCGGATTTGATCATAGCATCAATATATGGAGAAAAGAATGAGTATCAGCAGGCGTTATACTACGTCTCATGCTATGAAAATCACGAGTGGGTTATTGAGAATGATCTTGAAGCGGAGCTTACAAAGAGTCAGTTTCGGGAGTGGGCAACAGCAAATAGGTACCTCTTTGAAATAATGACAGGAAGAATTGAGATTTTAGATGAGTATGTGGATTATTTATCTACAAAAGAAAATGAGATTCTACGTGGATTGTTTAAGCTTATTAAGGCAGCACTAAGTTATAATATAAATATGGATCATGTGTTGGAACGCTTTAAGACCGCGATATCATCATTTATGATCACACATGAGAAGGTAGGTTCTTATACCAATCAGATTATAGATGATCAGTTCGTGAATTTCTTGGCAGATGTAGCGGATTATTATCTAAACTCAGACCGGATTCGAGTTGGGATTCAATTTATACTGGATAGTTTGGCAATCTCAGCTAGAATTAATAATGATGCTTGTATGGTCAGAGGGTTCTGTACATTTGATTCCATTCGGCATTTAGCAACAAACGAAGAGCTTCATAAGTACACTACACTGCTGAAGGAGGTCCGAAAAGAGAGATGA
- a CDS encoding response regulator transcription factor, whose amino-acid sequence MENRDTGKASIKVLLADDHQLFREGLKRILNMEDDIEVIGECGDGIQVLEFCNQDKPDIVLMDINMPIENGVEATEKLRELFPDVKVIILSIHDDESYVFETLRKGANGYLLKDMEAESLINAIRSVHEGHAFIHPKVTGKLIMQLRRMTYLNETGAMSEGASKEAGVKFVAGDNNPLTRREAEVLRLMAEGKSNKMIGEFLFISEKTVKNHVSSILQKMEVDDRTQAVINSIKYGWVTL is encoded by the coding sequence ATGGAAAACCGTGATACTGGTAAAGCGTCAATTAAAGTTCTATTGGCTGATGATCATCAGCTGTTCCGTGAGGGACTGAAACGCATTTTAAATATGGAGGACGACATTGAGGTCATCGGCGAATGCGGCGATGGTATTCAAGTGCTCGAATTCTGCAATCAGGATAAACCTGATATCGTGTTGATGGACATTAACATGCCGATCGAAAACGGGGTTGAGGCAACGGAGAAATTGCGTGAGCTTTTCCCTGATGTCAAAGTGATTATCCTGTCCATTCATGATGATGAAAGTTATGTATTTGAGACGCTTCGTAAAGGGGCTAACGGGTACTTGCTGAAGGATATGGAGGCCGAGTCTCTGATCAATGCGATTCGTTCCGTGCATGAAGGACATGCGTTCATTCATCCGAAAGTAACAGGCAAACTGATCATGCAGCTGCGTCGTATGACGTATCTTAATGAAACAGGGGCAATGAGTGAAGGAGCTTCGAAGGAAGCAGGTGTTAAATTTGTCGCTGGCGACAATAACCCGCTCACACGTCGTGAGGCTGAAGTACTGCGTTTGATGGCAGAAGGTAAGAGCAATAAGATGATTGGTGAATTCCTGTTCATCAGTGAAAAAACAGTAAAAAACCATGTCAGCAGTATTCTGCAAAAGATGGAAGTGGACGACCGTACACAAGCTGTTATCAATTCGATCAAATATGGTTGGGTTACGCTCTAA
- a CDS encoding sensor histidine kinase encodes MDLQADAIDRVIKNAIQVMENSKYQMFEIMDATRDELKTLNEELKSVLKETAETIEKVDQLELNYRRSRIRLTEVSRDFVRYSEHDIKQAYEKATQLQLDLMIYREKEMYLKARRDDLQKRAKNVEASVERAETIGSQMGVVLEYLSGELGQVTRIIENAKNRQMIGLKIILAQEEERKRIAREIHDGPAQMLANLVLRTEIVERMLIKQDFKMVQAEIVDLKGQVRSSLEEMRKVIFNLRPMALDDLGLIPTLRKYVQDFEVKTKIRSLFETRGKEHRLSSAMEAAIYRLVQEGLSNAAKHAYPTYVVVEITYQAQLVKIVVQDNGLGFKPELLAKKSKDHTHFGLIGMRERVELLEGRIEIESGENQGTKIVIHIPTNVDKGKE; translated from the coding sequence GTGGATTTACAAGCCGATGCCATAGACCGCGTCATTAAAAACGCCATACAAGTCATGGAAAACAGCAAATATCAAATGTTCGAGATCATGGACGCGACTCGCGATGAGCTGAAAACACTCAACGAGGAGTTAAAGTCGGTGCTGAAGGAGACGGCGGAAACGATCGAGAAAGTAGATCAGTTGGAGCTGAACTACCGCCGTTCCCGGATCCGGCTGACTGAGGTTAGCCGCGACTTTGTCCGTTATTCCGAGCATGATATCAAGCAGGCATATGAGAAAGCAACACAGCTGCAGCTGGATCTGATGATTTATCGTGAGAAGGAAATGTATCTGAAGGCCCGTCGGGATGACCTACAGAAGCGTGCCAAAAATGTGGAAGCTTCTGTGGAGCGTGCCGAGACCATCGGTTCGCAGATGGGTGTTGTACTCGAATACCTGTCAGGTGAACTAGGTCAAGTGACCCGGATCATTGAAAATGCCAAAAATCGACAAATGATTGGTTTGAAAATAATTTTGGCCCAGGAAGAAGAGCGGAAACGTATTGCTCGTGAAATTCATGACGGGCCTGCCCAGATGCTCGCCAATCTAGTGCTTAGGACGGAAATTGTAGAAAGAATGCTCATTAAGCAGGATTTTAAGATGGTCCAGGCCGAAATAGTAGATTTGAAAGGCCAGGTTCGTTCCAGTCTTGAAGAAATGAGAAAAGTTATTTTCAATCTGCGTCCTATGGCACTGGATGATCTGGGACTGATTCCAACGCTTCGGAAGTACGTGCAGGATTTTGAGGTAAAAACGAAAATCCGGTCGCTTTTTGAAACAAGAGGTAAGGAACATCGTTTATCTTCAGCCATGGAGGCTGCAATCTACCGCCTTGTGCAGGAAGGTCTGTCGAATGCTGCAAAGCATGCTTATCCCACATATGTTGTAGTGGAAATTACATACCAGGCTCAGCTCGTCAAAATTGTCGTTCAGGACAATGGGCTTGGGTTCAAACCGGAGCTTCTTGCGAAGAAAAGCAAGGATCATACCCACTTCGGTCTGATTGGGATGAGAGAACGGGTTGAACTGTTAGAAGGAAGAATAGAGATTGAATCCGGAGAAAATCAAGGAACCAAAATAGTGATTCATATCCCGACAAACGTGGATAAGGGAAAGGAGTAG
- a CDS encoding stalk domain-containing protein produces the protein MLGKHGKQPEDVKGSKVKKWAIVTLAGVIWIAPVMSAGGQMWSGTSWQSVAAAASTNTSKLSEEILTSGAKLMKYRYTTTRSGSKVNVLADVIQVDLQNPYVKLDVMTGKGGNLNSKQSTGAMAKENSAVAAVNGDYFNVSGELAPIGGQVSDGVLVSTPSELSGMYALTVTKDGKPMIDEYSFDGTVKAQDGSTFVLRGINKEDYTVESGAVKYSHANSMYIYTPAWTSTKRPNDPSTTPTEVLVQNGVITQISDKKALNMTVPQDGYILRAHGTAATWIMSHLSVGQTLDADYKLKAKTTGQSVDPSNLEMMIGGHTILVNGGKAASFSRDIAASGIGGIRARTAVGYSQDGRYVYIIAAEKNSNSSGMSLTELQSFMTSVGVWKGMNLDGGGSTTMVTRPLGEQTAGLTFNTEYGTEQRQVVNTLGVFSTAPVGKLKGFAVSGSQTLLVGQEGKYTAKGYDTYYNPIATGDISMSWKSSNNGIVSVSNGKIKGVKPGTATLTATSNGASSSIKVSVLGGSELASLTAGSGLGSLKAGTTISIPVTATTKSGQSVTVPADSLTWEFIGFKGKVTADQLTVSSVNSGAQVGYAIGRYDGYSTVVVLSASASETIWENFENVNYPINFTTNAAGVTGSATVTAGTGEKAGSNVLQLGYDMTAGTGKMYAYAQLNGSTGREVSAAATSMSMDVMGDKSLNWLRAEFTDANGKTVYADLAKAIDWNGWKKLSVDLNGLNIAYPAKLKRVYVVNVEEGQDERAKSGTVAFDNIAFTMPSKSSEVGLPTGTASLVLGQKSMTVNGTKKAIDAAPVLKNGTTYVPIKHVLDAFGGQASWDSKNQRITVLRGGKLIDLVVGQKEFILNGKRQSATVAPYVTGGRTLVPLRLVSEQLGLTVKWEQKTKTVTISS, from the coding sequence ATGCTGGGGAAACATGGGAAACAGCCGGAAGACGTTAAGGGTAGTAAGGTGAAGAAATGGGCAATTGTGACGCTGGCGGGCGTGATATGGATTGCACCGGTGATGAGCGCAGGCGGACAGATGTGGTCAGGCACTTCGTGGCAATCGGTGGCCGCAGCGGCATCTACCAATACAAGCAAGTTGAGTGAAGAAATTCTGACTTCGGGTGCGAAGCTCATGAAATACAGATATACGACAACACGTTCCGGTTCCAAGGTCAACGTACTGGCGGATGTAATCCAGGTGGATCTGCAGAACCCATATGTGAAGCTGGATGTGATGACAGGCAAGGGCGGTAATCTGAACAGCAAACAGAGTACGGGTGCTATGGCTAAGGAAAATAGTGCGGTAGCTGCTGTGAACGGTGATTACTTCAATGTATCCGGAGAGCTCGCCCCTATTGGTGGACAGGTCTCCGATGGCGTACTGGTCTCCACACCTTCTGAACTATCGGGCATGTATGCCCTCACGGTGACCAAGGATGGCAAACCGATGATCGACGAGTATTCTTTTGACGGGACTGTGAAGGCACAGGATGGTTCAACCTTTGTTTTGCGTGGGATAAATAAAGAGGATTATACGGTAGAGTCTGGTGCGGTGAAATATAGTCATGCCAACTCGATGTATATTTATACACCTGCCTGGACGTCCACCAAACGTCCAAATGACCCCTCCACAACACCGACAGAGGTTCTCGTGCAGAACGGAGTAATTACCCAAATCTCGGATAAAAAAGCGTTAAACATGACGGTGCCGCAGGATGGGTACATTTTGCGTGCGCATGGTACAGCAGCGACATGGATCATGAGCCATCTATCTGTTGGGCAAACCCTGGATGCGGATTACAAGTTAAAAGCCAAAACAACGGGGCAATCGGTTGATCCAAGTAACCTGGAGATGATGATTGGCGGTCATACCATTCTTGTGAATGGTGGTAAGGCAGCTTCCTTTTCCCGTGATATCGCCGCTTCCGGCATTGGTGGTATTCGTGCAAGAACAGCAGTAGGATACTCCCAGGATGGTCGGTATGTCTACATCATTGCAGCGGAGAAAAACAGTAACAGCAGCGGGATGTCGCTGACGGAACTGCAATCCTTCATGACCAGTGTGGGTGTCTGGAAAGGTATGAACCTGGACGGAGGCGGCTCCACAACAATGGTAACACGTCCGTTGGGTGAACAAACTGCTGGGCTGACGTTCAACACAGAGTATGGCACCGAGCAACGTCAGGTTGTAAACACGCTGGGTGTGTTCTCTACGGCTCCTGTAGGTAAACTGAAGGGCTTTGCCGTGAGTGGCAGCCAAACGTTGCTGGTGGGACAAGAGGGCAAGTACACAGCCAAAGGATATGACACCTATTACAACCCGATCGCTACAGGCGATATCAGCATGTCCTGGAAGTCCAGCAACAACGGCATCGTGAGTGTCAGCAACGGCAAGATCAAAGGCGTGAAGCCGGGTACAGCAACCCTGACGGCAACAAGCAATGGAGCTTCATCCTCCATTAAAGTATCGGTACTGGGTGGAAGTGAGTTGGCTTCCCTGACAGCAGGATCGGGTCTGGGTTCGCTCAAGGCGGGCACAACGATATCCATTCCGGTAACGGCAACAACGAAGAGCGGACAAAGTGTTACGGTTCCGGCGGACTCGCTGACATGGGAATTTATCGGGTTCAAAGGTAAAGTCACTGCTGACCAATTAACGGTATCTTCTGTCAATTCCGGTGCACAAGTGGGATATGCGATTGGTCGTTATGATGGTTACAGCACAGTCGTGGTCCTCTCGGCTTCTGCAAGCGAAACGATCTGGGAGAATTTCGAAAATGTGAATTATCCGATCAACTTCACGACGAACGCAGCGGGCGTAACTGGTTCGGCAACCGTTACAGCAGGAACTGGTGAGAAGGCTGGCTCCAATGTACTGCAACTCGGTTACGATATGACAGCTGGAACAGGCAAAATGTACGCTTATGCACAACTGAATGGTTCTACCGGCAGAGAGGTATCTGCTGCGGCTACATCGATGTCGATGGATGTTATGGGAGATAAGAGCCTGAACTGGCTGCGTGCCGAATTCACGGATGCTAATGGCAAAACGGTATATGCCGATCTCGCCAAGGCAATTGATTGGAACGGTTGGAAGAAGCTGAGCGTAGACCTGAACGGACTGAATATCGCCTATCCAGCGAAGCTGAAGCGGGTCTATGTGGTGAATGTGGAAGAGGGTCAGGATGAGCGAGCGAAATCAGGTACGGTTGCTTTTGACAACATCGCATTCACGATGCCTTCCAAGTCCAGTGAAGTTGGATTGCCTACGGGAACAGCTTCGCTTGTACTTGGGCAGAAGTCGATGACGGTGAACGGAACGAAAAAAGCGATTGACGCAGCACCAGTCCTGAAAAATGGTACAACGTATGTGCCAATCAAGCATGTTTTGGACGCTTTTGGTGGTCAGGCAAGCTGGGATAGCAAAAATCAGCGGATTACGGTATTACGTGGTGGAAAGCTGATTGATCTGGTTGTAGGGCAGAAAGAATTCATTCTGAATGGTAAAAGACAGAGCGCAACTGTTGCACCATACGTAACGGGTGGTAGGACTTTAGTCCCGCTTAGACTCGTTTCCGAGCAACTTGGACTGACTGTAAAATGGGAACAGAAAACGAAGACCGTTACCATCTCATCGTGA
- a CDS encoding SwmB domain-containing protein, which yields MSLKGLIRKGIIGLLIVLMSVQGWHGIPIVDSNTAYAADEFNDTLIDTTIPAVGATEVDGAAPLVIQFKEAVKKSESAVGNIVITRLQDNIPVATIRMDSSDVKIKGTLADPDAPESVDGVGKEVSITHPLLRGGTYYVQFDTGSLVTVDGTAVKGPTLQQWKFSTKGIGTAKVSTYYPTLGAVSVPTTSNIQLNYNDSITAGAGKIQIFQGSTVVEELDITAGSPRIVINGRTLTIDPSNNFSNGITYSVVMPEGALRDSVGNDVKGINRGEWNFTAFSSDPTALTVSSLSPTNGASNVSLTNELTVTFNKELSSAYITGAVILKSANGVAVPATVLLNSTNNRQLRIIPLSSLTSNTTYTVDILGGFLRDNAGNLFTGLNGANSWTFRTLSSDTTAPVLKTAKMYSNNIIRLTYDELLSSLDPFASSFTVTINGENRNVSTSYVSGDSVYVVLDTGVAVGQVVRIAYAPGTGTRKIQDMSFNAAAAFSARDVENGLDSIMSKPREGTAYGNTISLYYPETVYINSSDAARQFSVTADGASVGISSISTNNSSLVTLSLNRSIQNGEVVRVSYEPGSWPVKDTRGQALAGFSGFYVRNSIDTKAPEFQSAEVSGSTLWIRYNEPLSRTNKPLKSQYSVLVDGKAVFVNDTEIEDDLVTLTLASAVASTQNVSLSYVPGTLRLTDLNGNPAGYINLAPVTYTYGNGKILSAVLQGDIVSITFKDPLQAQMALTAPQFVVQLGGSAVSVTSAATSGSLLTLKISSAATSGQTGTVSYVPGAVPLRDALNNTIAAFGPLTLQLNGSSTGSQTNSRPSWLTELDASSYGQSLLVMSNDTATNVSAMTRNNLSTRQFNVDASKLLQAYEYATTAGKTAQPVVFEINADESSAYVGFPLGALAQLASSNRSSSIGIKYGDRLWTLPLSNLDVSSIIQGVGASTNTGSSYLYVQIETVPVSGSGTLDGLLLAAGAQKLGNNTNIYLSAFNGNNNQRVEQSFKSQLAIQLPLKTPTTTSGLTYIDPGTFILSNVPSSFKTTINSVVIQGQLNGNQTVVPVTHIVNYQDTSSHWASAVIKELSAKWIIGTPNGSFYGPNQNITRAEFAELVAKGMGLAGNQTATGRFRDVLGGGTTSAYIGAAAEAGIITGNTDGTFKPDRPITREQMALMMVRAMNYGGKTVSLQSSAATTLSKFKDSNKIQSKDSVAKAVQEGIIQGMTARTFEPQGNATRAQAAVMLKRVLDKLGYL from the coding sequence GTGAGTTTAAAAGGACTGATTCGTAAGGGGATCATCGGATTGTTAATCGTTCTAATGTCTGTTCAAGGTTGGCATGGTATCCCGATTGTGGATTCAAATACGGCGTATGCTGCCGATGAATTTAACGACACATTAATTGACACTACTATTCCTGCTGTGGGAGCTACTGAGGTTGACGGCGCAGCACCACTTGTTATTCAGTTCAAGGAAGCCGTCAAGAAGTCTGAGAGCGCTGTGGGAAATATAGTAATTACACGCTTGCAGGACAATATTCCGGTAGCTACTATTAGAATGGATAGCTCAGACGTGAAAATTAAGGGAACTCTAGCAGATCCTGACGCACCGGAGAGTGTTGATGGGGTAGGGAAAGAGGTAAGTATTACTCATCCACTGTTACGTGGAGGAACATACTATGTCCAATTCGATACAGGTTCCTTGGTAACCGTTGATGGAACAGCGGTGAAAGGTCCAACATTGCAGCAATGGAAGTTTAGCACAAAGGGAATAGGAACAGCCAAGGTAAGCACCTATTACCCGACATTAGGAGCAGTGTCTGTTCCAACTACGTCCAACATACAACTGAACTACAATGACAGTATTACAGCTGGGGCAGGTAAAATTCAGATTTTCCAGGGAAGTACAGTTGTTGAAGAATTGGATATAACGGCAGGTTCACCGCGTATTGTAATAAATGGTAGAACGCTCACAATTGATCCTTCGAACAACTTCTCTAATGGAATTACATACTCGGTGGTGATGCCCGAAGGGGCATTGAGAGACAGCGTTGGTAATGATGTAAAAGGCATTAATCGAGGAGAGTGGAATTTCACTGCATTTTCTTCTGATCCCACAGCATTAACAGTGTCCTCATTATCGCCAACCAATGGGGCAAGCAATGTTTCGTTAACGAATGAACTAACAGTGACGTTCAACAAAGAGTTGAGTTCAGCTTATATCACTGGAGCAGTTATATTAAAAAGTGCTAATGGAGTTGCAGTGCCTGCAACAGTATTGCTCAACAGCACTAATAATCGACAACTACGGATTATTCCGTTAAGCAGCTTAACAAGTAATACCACATACACTGTGGATATACTGGGAGGCTTTCTACGGGATAACGCGGGAAACCTGTTTACGGGATTGAACGGGGCAAATTCATGGACTTTCAGGACATTGAGTTCGGATACAACAGCTCCAGTTCTGAAAACAGCCAAAATGTACAGCAATAACATCATTCGTTTGACATATGACGAATTGCTCTCAAGTCTTGATCCGTTTGCTTCCAGCTTCACAGTCACGATTAACGGAGAGAACCGTAATGTAAGCACATCTTATGTTTCAGGAGATAGTGTATATGTGGTACTGGATACGGGTGTAGCGGTAGGACAGGTTGTACGAATTGCGTACGCCCCAGGAACGGGGACCCGTAAGATTCAGGATATGTCTTTTAACGCTGCAGCAGCATTCTCAGCCAGAGATGTGGAGAACGGCCTGGATTCCATCATGTCCAAACCGCGTGAAGGTACAGCGTATGGTAATACAATTAGCTTATACTACCCAGAAACGGTATATATTAATTCAAGTGATGCAGCAAGACAGTTTAGCGTGACGGCTGATGGAGCATCGGTAGGAATTAGTAGCATCTCTACGAATAATAGCTCTCTGGTTACGCTCAGTCTTAATCGTTCCATCCAGAACGGAGAAGTAGTGAGGGTATCATATGAACCGGGCTCATGGCCTGTAAAGGACACCCGTGGACAGGCACTTGCGGGCTTCAGTGGGTTCTACGTTCGCAATAGTATTGATACGAAAGCACCCGAATTTCAAAGTGCAGAAGTAAGTGGATCCACATTATGGATTCGTTACAATGAACCGCTGAGCAGAACGAACAAACCTCTCAAGAGTCAATACTCCGTATTGGTAGATGGTAAGGCAGTGTTCGTAAATGATACAGAGATCGAGGATGACTTGGTTACCTTGACTTTGGCAAGTGCAGTTGCCAGCACGCAAAACGTCAGTTTGTCTTACGTACCAGGAACCTTGAGATTGACCGATTTGAATGGCAACCCCGCTGGTTACATTAATTTAGCGCCAGTGACCTATACCTATGGAAATGGGAAAATTCTCTCGGCCGTCCTTCAAGGGGACATCGTGTCCATCACTTTTAAGGATCCACTTCAGGCCCAGATGGCTCTTACAGCACCTCAGTTCGTTGTACAGCTTGGTGGTTCCGCGGTAAGTGTAACCTCTGCTGCTACTTCAGGTTCCTTGTTAACCTTGAAGATTTCGAGTGCAGCGACATCGGGTCAGACGGGAACGGTTAGTTATGTACCGGGAGCTGTTCCTTTGAGAGATGCATTAAATAACACTATTGCAGCTTTTGGGCCGCTTACCTTACAGTTGAATGGCAGTTCTACAGGTAGCCAGACGAATAGTCGGCCTTCTTGGTTGACAGAATTAGATGCATCGAGCTATGGTCAGTCTTTACTTGTGATGAGTAACGATACAGCTACCAATGTGTCGGCAATGACTCGCAATAACCTTTCAACTCGTCAATTTAACGTAGATGCTTCCAAATTGCTACAGGCCTATGAGTACGCGACTACGGCCGGTAAAACGGCACAGCCTGTTGTATTTGAGATTAATGCCGATGAATCTTCGGCATATGTTGGCTTCCCGTTAGGTGCATTGGCTCAGTTGGCATCAAGCAACCGTAGCAGTTCAATTGGAATCAAGTATGGTGATCGCCTATGGACACTTCCTTTGTCCAATTTAGATGTGTCTTCAATAATTCAAGGCGTGGGTGCATCAACAAATACAGGTTCTTCCTATCTTTACGTACAGATCGAGACAGTACCAGTATCTGGATCGGGCACATTAGATGGCTTATTGCTAGCTGCGGGTGCACAGAAGTTGGGGAATAATACGAATATATACTTGTCTGCATTTAACGGAAATAATAATCAACGTGTGGAGCAGAGCTTTAAGAGCCAGCTTGCTATACAATTGCCATTGAAAACACCGACGACAACTTCAGGGCTAACCTATATCGATCCAGGTACATTTATTCTATCTAACGTGCCTAGTTCGTTTAAAACCACGATCAATAGTGTTGTCATTCAAGGACAATTAAATGGTAATCAAACGGTTGTTCCTGTCACACATATCGTAAATTACCAAGATACATCATCCCATTGGGCTAGTGCAGTCATTAAAGAACTATCTGCCAAATGGATCATTGGTACGCCGAACGGTTCTTTCTATGGACCTAACCAAAATATAACCCGTGCCGAGTTTGCTGAATTAGTGGCTAAAGGGATGGGACTCGCAGGTAATCAAACAGCGACAGGTCGTTTCCGTGATGTTCTTGGAGGTGGCACTACAAGTGCCTATATCGGTGCTGCCGCTGAAGCCGGAATCATTACGGGAAATACCGATGGGACTTTTAAGCCGGATCGCCCCATTACGCGTGAGCAGATGGCACTTATGATGGTACGTGCGATGAACTACGGTGGGAAAACAGTCTCTCTTCAATCTTCGGCTGCTACCACTTTATCCAAGTTCAAGGACAGCAATAAAATTCAGTCCAAGGATTCAGTTGCCAAAGCGGTGCAAGAGGGAATCATTCAAGGCATGACAGCCAGAACATTCGAACCTCAGGGAAATGCAACTCGTGCACAGGCAGCAGTCATGTTGAAGCGGGTTTTGGACAAGTTAGGATATCTATAA